The proteins below are encoded in one region of uncultured Eubacteriales bacterium:
- a CDS encoding conserved exported hypothetical protein (Evidence 4 : Homologs of previously reported genes of unknown function) yields the protein MKRKFMSLILALAMLCSLFVHALAADETPAYVIPDVAGKIVILHTNDTHGADVAKAGASIGTAGVAQLKADFEAAGATVLLLSDGDAIMGKPLVSADKGVSAINFMNAAGYDAMTVGNHELDFGLDNLLELADLADFSILCANMVYEKTGKPIFDANKIFEVGGVKIGVFGLATPETLTKADASKMPGVAFSQGEKLYADAQAQVDTLKAAGADLIVCLGHLGIADESKGNQSLDVVKAVTGIDLFIDGHSHSTTSEIAKEIGDTNVLNGTKVVSTGTALANVGVVIYDKTAKTLTDSLISTKSYSKVDEAVNTVINSRDAAVKAEYGETIATTDVDLNGSRSGGAATSTNGAVAVTFPAGQGNRTAETNLGDYAADAILWQARKTLGENAVDAAITNGGGIRETLTKGNISKLDLLAVFPFGNTVATISVTGAELLEALEAATWSTPDAIGAFPQVSGIEFTIDTAVPYVNGDQYPASTYYAPANPGSRVTISTINGEAFDAAATYTLATNDFTAKGGDTYGVFKRVGGWKDVGVTLENALIDYTAEELGGKITAEKYGTTAGRITIIPSDVTPGSWFESAAEYAIANGVMQGIGNNTFAPTGTVTRGTVIQTLYNMEGKPAVTGSAFNDVTGKWYAAAANWAASEGVVQGDNKGNFNGDATITRQELAIMLTNYMNFKDMTILKASLSKVTDASLVASWAADAMGYAVGAGLIKGNNGAVNPGGTASRAELAQVLYNFSKLTPTAAEGAATVAVEGKVTAIEKYGNLDLDIMAINLYAAGYRAGDVVTVTVGGNALDMPLCTNYSDVDTGSLVARDATASSSPYLIIAINMGDFAKTYGSAVGDAVKIELKTAAGYLAEYEAHQVKRTNDRSDYSSDAVFANFREIALGDIAPGVLYRTSSPINPEIGRAAYANKLIEAAGVATVINLADAAEDIDGYIAADSFASPYYKSLYEAGSVVALNMGVPAHGSQNKRHAQSPRQNGGDFLYKGGNYLKKL from the coding sequence ATGAAGCGTAAGTTCATGTCCCTCATCCTCGCATTGGCAATGCTCTGCTCCCTGTTCGTCCACGCGCTGGCGGCGGATGAGACCCCGGCCTACGTCATCCCCGACGTGGCGGGCAAGATCGTCATCCTCCACACCAACGACACCCATGGCGCCGATGTTGCCAAGGCGGGCGCCTCCATCGGTACGGCGGGCGTGGCCCAGCTGAAGGCCGACTTCGAGGCAGCGGGCGCCACCGTGCTCCTCCTCTCCGACGGCGACGCTATCATGGGGAAGCCGTTGGTGAGCGCCGACAAGGGCGTGAGCGCCATCAACTTCATGAACGCTGCGGGCTATGACGCGATGACCGTGGGCAACCATGAGCTTGACTTCGGACTCGACAACCTCCTGGAGCTGGCCGACCTGGCCGACTTCTCCATTCTCTGCGCCAACATGGTGTATGAGAAGACCGGCAAGCCCATCTTCGACGCCAACAAGATCTTCGAGGTCGGCGGCGTGAAGATCGGTGTATTTGGCCTTGCCACTCCCGAGACTCTGACCAAAGCCGATGCCAGCAAGATGCCGGGCGTCGCGTTTTCCCAGGGAGAGAAACTGTACGCCGATGCGCAGGCTCAGGTGGACACGCTGAAGGCTGCCGGCGCTGACCTGATCGTTTGCCTTGGCCACCTGGGCATCGCCGACGAAAGCAAGGGCAATCAGTCCCTCGATGTGGTCAAGGCCGTCACCGGCATCGACCTCTTCATCGATGGCCACAGCCACTCCACCACCTCTGAAATTGCCAAGGAGATCGGCGACACCAATGTCCTCAACGGTACCAAGGTCGTCTCCACCGGCACCGCCCTCGCCAACGTGGGCGTGGTCATCTATGACAAGACGGCCAAGACCCTCACCGACAGCCTGATCTCTACCAAGTCCTACTCCAAGGTGGATGAGGCCGTGAACACTGTCATCAACAGCCGTGATGCCGCCGTGAAGGCGGAGTACGGCGAGACCATCGCCACCACCGACGTGGACCTGAACGGCTCCCGCTCCGGTGGGGCCGCCACTTCCACCAACGGGGCCGTCGCGGTCACCTTCCCTGCCGGGCAGGGCAACCGCACCGCCGAGACCAACCTGGGCGACTATGCAGCCGACGCCATTCTCTGGCAGGCACGCAAGACGCTGGGTGAGAACGCGGTGGACGCGGCTATCACCAATGGCGGCGGCATCCGCGAGACCCTGACCAAGGGCAATATCTCCAAGCTGGACCTGCTGGCTGTCTTCCCCTTCGGCAACACCGTCGCCACCATCTCGGTCACCGGCGCTGAGCTGCTGGAGGCCCTGGAGGCCGCTACCTGGAGCACCCCTGACGCCATCGGCGCGTTCCCCCAGGTCTCCGGCATTGAGTTCACCATCGACACCGCTGTCCCCTACGTCAACGGCGACCAGTACCCCGCTTCTACTTACTATGCCCCCGCCAACCCCGGCAGCCGCGTGACTATCTCCACCATAAACGGCGAGGCATTTGACGCTGCGGCCACCTATACCCTCGCCACCAACGACTTTACCGCCAAGGGCGGCGACACATACGGCGTCTTCAAGCGCGTGGGCGGGTGGAAGGATGTCGGCGTGACTCTGGAGAACGCCCTCATCGACTACACCGCCGAGGAGCTGGGCGGCAAGATTACCGCTGAGAAGTACGGCACCACCGCCGGCCGTATCACCATCATCCCCAGCGACGTGACCCCCGGCTCCTGGTTTGAGAGCGCCGCCGAGTATGCCATTGCCAACGGCGTGATGCAGGGCATCGGCAACAACACCTTTGCTCCCACCGGCACCGTCACCCGGGGCACCGTGATCCAGACACTCTATAACATGGAGGGTAAGCCCGCTGTGACCGGCTCCGCCTTCAATGATGTGACTGGCAAGTGGTATGCTGCCGCCGCTAACTGGGCTGCCTCCGAGGGCGTCGTCCAGGGCGACAACAAGGGCAACTTCAATGGCGACGCTACCATTACCCGCCAGGAGCTGGCCATCATGCTCACAAACTATATGAACTTTAAGGACATGACCATCCTCAAGGCATCCCTCTCTAAGGTGACTGATGCCTCCCTCGTCGCATCCTGGGCGGCTGACGCCATGGGCTACGCCGTGGGCGCTGGCCTCATTAAGGGCAACAACGGCGCGGTGAACCCCGGCGGTACCGCCAGCCGAGCGGAGCTCGCCCAGGTCCTCTATAACTTTTCCAAGCTGACTCCCACCGCCGCCGAGGGCGCTGCCACTGTCGCTGTAGAGGGCAAGGTAACCGCGATTGAAAAGTACGGCAACCTTGATCTGGACATCATGGCCATCAACCTCTACGCCGCCGGCTATCGGGCTGGCGACGTGGTCACCGTTACTGTGGGCGGTAATGCCCTCGATATGCCCCTGTGCACCAATTACAGCGATGTGGACACCGGCAGCCTGGTGGCCCGGGACGCCACCGCCAGCAGCAGCCCCTACCTCATCATTGCAATCAATATGGGCGACTTTGCCAAGACTTATGGCAGCGCCGTGGGCGATGCCGTGAAGATCGAGCTGAAGACCGCCGCCGGCTACCTGGCTGAGTACGAGGCCCATCAGGTCAAGCGCACCAACGACCGAAGCGACTACTCCAGCGACGCCGTGTTTGCTAACTTCCGCGAGATTGCCCTGGGCGACATCGCCCCCGGCGTGCTCTACCGGACCAGCAGCCCCATCAACCCCGAGATTGGCCGTGCCGCCTATGCCAATAAGCTCATCGAGGCCGCCGGTGTCGCCACCGTCATCAACCTGGCCGATGCCGCCGAGGATATTGACGGCTACATCGCCGCCGACAGTTTCGCCTCCCCCTACTACAAGAGCCTCTATGAGGCGGGCAGCGTAGTCGCCCTTAACATGGGCGTNCCGGCACATGGGTCACAAAATAAACGTCATGCCCAAAGTCCCCGCCAAAACGGCGGGGATTTTTTGTATAAAGGAGGAAACTATTTGAAAAAACTCTGA
- the prfB gene encoding Peptide chain release factor 2, with the protein MLQFDEYKVKLNNLKPDLEELGSALGLAAAERELDMLESESASDGFWNNLEKAQKIQQRIKTLHGKVDGQKKRLAQWDDLMTLCEMGNEEEDESLVPELEESFEKLEREIEEGRLSTLFTGEYDSSNVIMTIHAGAGGTEAQDWAEMLYRMYTHWAEQHDFTYQVVDYQDGDEAGIKSATIMIQGENAYGHLRSEHGVHRLVRVSPFDANARRQTSFAAIEVMPEIPDDVEVDIRPEDIEMQVYRSSGAGGQHINKTSSAVRLIHIPTGVVVACQTERSQFQNKDTCMRMLRSKLVELKMQAHAEKISDIKGVQLKIEWGSQIRSYVFMPYQLVKDNRTGFETSNISAVMDGALDGFINAYLKCEATGTWVTK; encoded by the coding sequence ATGCTTCAATTCGACGAATATAAAGTAAAGCTCAACAACTTAAAGCCTGACCTGGAGGAGCTGGGCAGCGCTCTGGGTCTGGCCGCCGCCGAGCGGGAGCTGGATATGCTGGAATCGGAGAGCGCGTCCGACGGGTTCTGGAACAATTTAGAGAAGGCCCAGAAGATCCAGCAGCGCATCAAGACCCTCCATGGCAAGGTGGATGGGCAAAAGAAACGCCTCGCCCAGTGGGACGACCTGATGACGCTCTGTGAGATGGGCAACGAGGAGGAGGACGAGTCCCTGGTGCCCGAGCTGGAGGAGAGCTTTGAAAAGCTGGAACGGGAAATAGAGGAGGGTCGCCTCTCCACCCTCTTCACCGGCGAGTATGACTCCTCCAATGTCATTATGACCATCCACGCCGGAGCGGGCGGTACCGAGGCCCAGGACTGGGCCGAAATGCTCTACCGCATGTACACCCACTGGGCCGAACAGCACGACTTCACCTACCAGGTGGTGGATTACCAGGACGGGGACGAGGCGGGCATCAAGTCCGCCACCATCATGATCCAGGGTGAAAACGCCTACGGGCACCTCCGCAGTGAGCATGGTGTCCACCGTCTGGTGCGGGTTTCCCCCTTCGATGCCAACGCCCGCCGCCAAACCTCTTTCGCAGCCATCGAGGTCATGCCCGAGATCCCCGACGACGTGGAGGTGGACATCCGCCCCGAGGACATCGAGATGCAGGTGTACCGCTCCTCCGGCGCGGGCGGCCAGCACATCAATAAGACCTCCTCCGCCGTCCGTCTCATCCACATTCCCACCGGTGTGGTCGTGGCCTGCCAGACAGAGCGCAGCCAGTTCCAGAACAAGGATACCTGTATGCGCATGCTCCGTTCCAAGCTGGTGGAGCTCAAGATGCAGGCCCACGCAGAAAAGATCTCCGACATTAAGGGCGTCCAGCTCAAGATCGAATGGGGCAGCCAGATTCGCTCTTACGTCTTTATGCCCTATCAGCTCGTCAAGGACAACCGCACCGGGTTTGAGACGAGTAACATCAGCGCCGTTATGGATGGGGCGCTGGACGGCTTTATCAATGCCTACCTCAAGTGCGAGGCCACCGGCACATGGGTCACAAAATAA
- a CDS encoding conserved hypothetical protein (Evidence 4 : Homologs of previously reported genes of unknown function): MTFLSDKTPAPYFEGCYFRHQSPSGDLLALIPARHTDSAGRTTASLQVVTPRRTWTADFPGEAFLASRGVFQVWLDGNLLGQKGLRLDLRIPGLTLRGEVRYGPFTPLKSDIMGPFRFVPAMECRHGVVSMGHRLEGMLELNGRTLDFNGGTGYIETDRGSSFPRAYLWTQCAWRESGNSSLMLSIAEIPFLGGRFTGCICAVLHDGREYRLATYLGAQAVKWSAAGALIRQGSLLLAVELLKGHAQALSAPKEGRMERTIHESLRSTVRYRFWRGDALLFDHTDENASFEHADERSPL, encoded by the coding sequence TTGACATTCTTATCAGACAAAACTCCCGCTCCCTACTTTGAGGGCTGCTACTTCCGCCACCAGTCCCCGTCGGGGGACCTGTTGGCGCTGATCCCCGCCCGCCACACCGACAGTGCGGGGCGGACCACCGCCTCCCTCCAGGTGGTAACTCCGAGGCGAACCTGGACGGCAGATTTTCCTGGGGAGGCGTTTTTGGCCTCCAGAGGCGTCTTTCAGGTCTGGCTGGACGGAAACCTCTTGGGCCAAAAGGGGCTGCGCCTGGACCTGCGCATTCCTGGTCTGACGCTCCGGGGCGAGGTGCGCTACGGCCCTTTCACGCCCCTGAAAAGCGACATCATGGGGCCCTTCCGCTTTGTTCCCGCCATGGAGTGCAGGCATGGGGTAGTCAGCATGGGACACCGACTGGAAGGAATGCTGGAACTCAACGGCAGAACCCTTGACTTTAACGGCGGCACGGGATACATTGAGACTGACCGGGGCTCCTCCTTCCCCCGGGCGTACCTCTGGACCCAGTGTGCCTGGCGGGAGAGCGGAAACAGCAGCCTCATGCTTTCCATTGCAGAGATCCCCTTTCTGGGCGGGCGTTTCACCGGCTGCATCTGCGCGGTACTCCATGACGGGCGGGAATACCGGCTGGCAACCTACCTGGGTGCGCAGGCAGTGAAATGGTCTGCGGCGGGGGCGCTGATCCGCCAAGGCAGCCTTCTGCTGGCGGTGGAGCTGCTGAAGGGGCACGCCCAGGCACTGAGCGCCCCCAAGGAGGGCCGCATGGAGCGCACCATCCACGAAAGCCTGCGCTCCACGGTGCGATACCGTTTCTGGCGGGGAGACGCTCTACTCTTCGACCATACCGACGAGAACGCCAGCTTTGAACACGCCGACGAAAGGAGCCCGCTATGA
- a CDS encoding conserved hypothetical protein (Evidence 4 : Homologs of previously reported genes of unknown function), producing the protein MNRLSREKSPYLLQHAENPVDWHPWGPEAFEIARAEDKPVFLSVGYSTCHWCHVMAHESFEDRAVAEVINAHFIPVKVDREERPDVDAVYMAACVAMNGSGGWPLTVLLTPEQKPFWAGTYLPKNQLLSLLAQAAQQWHGNRANLLSAGDAMTNYLRQEERSKPGAPRRALAELAVVHLGQSFDRAWGGFGPAPKFPIPHNLLFLLRYAPLAGDASAGEMAERTLEGMYRGGLFDHVGGGFSRYSTDEKWLAPHFEKMLYDNALLALAYAEAYQQTRRPLWGQIVRRTLDYVLRELTDPRGGFYCGQDADSEGAEGLYYLLSPGELEDLLGAADAAAFCQWHGVTTEGNFEGKSIPNLIAQTDIDREPEGIGTLRERVYAYRLERARLHKDDKVLAAWNGLALAAMARAGLALEEPRYLDAAECAARFLKQNLTDNEGRLLARWREGEAAHPGKLDDYAFCAWGLLELYAATLRPEHLAEAARLAGLLLDLFSDERGGGLYPYPSDVEQLITRNKETYDGAMPSGNSAAALVFSRLARLTGQGRWRSAADQQLAYLAGVMEPYPEGHGFALLALLEEQWPSAELVCAAQEVPGALLDFLRERPRPELSVLVKTPLTGSALARLAPFTADYPTPPSGARYYLCRGQSCTRPVETIGEVRRLLGEE; encoded by the coding sequence ATGAACCGACTGAGCCGCGAGAAATCCCCCTACCTCCTCCAGCACGCGGAAAATCCGGTAGACTGGCACCCCTGGGGGCCGGAGGCCTTTGAGATCGCCAGGGCGGAGGACAAGCCCGTCTTCCTGAGCGTCGGCTACTCCACCTGCCACTGGTGCCATGTGATGGCCCATGAGTCCTTTGAGGACCGGGCGGTGGCTGAGGTCATCAACGCGCATTTCATCCCCGTCAAGGTGGACCGGGAGGAGCGGCCCGACGTGGACGCGGTCTATATGGCGGCCTGCGTAGCTATGAATGGCTCCGGCGGTTGGCCCCTCACCGTGCTCCTCACCCCGGAGCAAAAGCCCTTTTGGGCGGGGACCTACCTGCCCAAAAATCAGCTCCTATCCCTGCTGGCCCAGGCCGCCCAGCAATGGCATGGGAACCGGGCAAATCTCCTCTCCGCAGGGGACGCGATGACGAACTACCTTCGGCAGGAGGAGCGCTCCAAACCCGGCGCGCCCCGAAGGGCGCTGGCCGAGCTGGCCGTAGTTCACCTGGGCCAGAGCTTTGACCGCGCCTGGGGTGGTTTTGGCCCCGCGCCCAAGTTTCCCATTCCCCACAACCTGCTCTTCCTCCTCCGGTACGCCCCCCTCGCTGGGGATGCCTCCGCCGGAGAGATGGCGGAGCGGACGCTGGAGGGGATGTACCGGGGCGGCCTCTTCGACCATGTGGGCGGCGGCTTTTCCCGGTATTCCACCGATGAAAAGTGGCTGGCCCCCCACTTTGAAAAGATGCTCTACGACAACGCCCTGCTGGCCCTGGCCTATGCCGAGGCATACCAGCAGACCCGCCGCCCCCTCTGGGGCCAGATCGTCCGCCGTACTCTTGACTATGTGCTCCGGGAGCTTACCGACCCCCGGGGCGGCTTTTACTGTGGGCAGGACGCGGACAGCGAGGGGGCGGAAGGGCTATACTATCTCCTCTCCCCCGGCGAACTGGAGGATCTGCTGGGCGCTGCCGACGCCGCCGCTTTCTGCCAATGGCACGGTGTCACAACCGAGGGCAACTTTGAGGGGAAGAGCATCCCCAACCTCATAGCCCAGACCGACATCGACCGGGAGCCGGAGGGGATTGGCACGCTTCGAGAGCGGGTATATGCCTACCGGCTGGAGCGCGCCCGCCTCCACAAGGACGACAAGGTCCTGGCCGCGTGGAATGGCCTGGCGCTCGCCGCTATGGCCCGTGCGGGACTTGCACTGGAGGAGCCCAGGTACCTGGATGCGGCGGAGTGCGCCGCCCGTTTTTTAAAGCAAAATCTCACCGACAACGAGGGTCGCCTCTTGGCCCGGTGGCGGGAGGGCGAGGCGGCCCACCCGGGCAAGCTGGACGATTACGCCTTCTGCGCCTGGGGCCTTTTGGAACTGTACGCCGCCACCCTCCGGCCCGAGCATCTGGCAGAGGCGGCGCGGCTGGCCGGGCTGTTGCTGGACCTCTTCTCCGACGAGCGGGGCGGCGGGCTCTACCCCTACCCATCGGACGTGGAGCAGCTCATTACCCGAAACAAGGAAACCTACGATGGGGCCATGCCCTCGGGCAATTCCGCAGCCGCCCTGGTGTTCTCCCGCCTTGCCCGGCTCACGGGGCAGGGCCGCTGGCGCTCGGCGGCAGACCAACAGCTCGCCTATCTGGCGGGCGTTATGGAGCCCTACCCGGAGGGGCATGGTTTTGCCCTTTTGGCCTTGCTGGAGGAACAGTGGCCCTCCGCGGAGCTGGTCTGCGCGGCCCAGGAGGTCCCGGGGGCGCTCTTGGACTTCCTGCGGGAGCGGCCCCGCCCGGAGCTCTCCGTCCTGGTCAAGACCCCACTGACCGGATCCGCCCTGGCCCGGCTCGCCCCCTTTACCGCGGACTATCCCACTCCCCCTTCCGGCGCTCGCTACTACCTCTGCCGGGGCCAGTCCTGCACCCGGCCAGTGGAGACCATCGGGGAGGTACGGCGGCTCCTTGGGGAGGAATGA
- a CDS encoding LytTr DNA-binding domain protein codes for MLNVAIVEDDDRAAEDLEACLETYREKNGTAYSAARFRDGSAFLIGYAPRYDIIFMDIKMPGLDGMSAASQLREMDSVTTLIFVTSMVQYAVKGYEVGALDFIVKPVRYPSFETKMRRAIQSVQMRKGREVQLTVGGGVRVMPSSAIYYIEVMDHDLTYHTEEGDLLVRGKLGGVEQQLPADSFFRCSASHLINLRYVTQFSGDTVRVAGNDVRVSRAKKKELMAAMAAYLGRGV; via the coding sequence ATGCTGAATGTAGCTATCGTCGAGGACGACGATAGGGCGGCGGAGGACCTGGAGGCCTGCCTGGAAACCTATCGTGAGAAGAACGGCACGGCCTACTCCGCCGCCCGTTTTAGGGACGGCTCCGCCTTTTTGATCGGGTACGCACCCCGGTACGACATCATCTTCATGGACATCAAGATGCCGGGGCTGGACGGGATGTCTGCCGCCAGTCAGCTGCGGGAGATGGACAGCGTAACTACCCTCATCTTCGTTACCAGCATGGTGCAGTACGCCGTCAAGGGTTATGAGGTGGGAGCGCTTGACTTCATCGTCAAGCCTGTGCGCTACCCATCCTTTGAGACCAAGATGCGCCGGGCCATCCAGTCGGTGCAGATGAGGAAGGGGCGGGAGGTCCAGCTCACCGTTGGCGGCGGAGTCCGCGTCATGCCTTCGTCCGCCATCTACTATATTGAGGTGATGGATCATGACCTCACCTACCACACCGAGGAGGGGGATCTGCTGGTGCGGGGCAAGCTTGGCGGAGTGGAGCAGCAGCTCCCCGCTGACTCCTTCTTCCGGTGCAGCGCGTCCCACCTCATCAACCTGCGGTACGTGACCCAGTTCAGCGGAGACACGGTGCGGGTGGCGGGCAACGACGTCCGGGTGAGCCGTGCCAAGAAAAAGGAGCTGATGGCGGCCATGGCCGCCTATCTGGGCAGGGGGGTATAA
- a CDS encoding ATPase/histidine kinase/DNA gyrase B/HSP90 domain protein, with protein sequence MLTGLAQYKLLFMAQLLFGEGMFLFRLERQRRFGLRLAVTLPAMFLLTGCFPIVHYNAWYISFLFLALFGCSLLAMRLCYDEPWENLLFCGIAGYTVQHLAYLLYTLISEATQIGLLFGAVFDPYSNTTFDLTKIPAIQVVFYIDCYFLVYAFAFTLFDRLLEGNHDLRLGRTDLVALSGLLIVADVIFNMITNYYTTGSRISLLLERSYNILICVLILALLYNQLSRRELKAELDGVQHLVEQGKKQYELAKKSVDLVNMKYHDLRHQSELLHRRGTLALEEKAELDRVLEEYVAQVKTGNEVLDTILTEKTMLCQGRGIRLICIADGRGLGFIKAHHLYALLGNAIDNAIDAVQALPQDQQDISLSIKSIGSLVSIHVENRYSGAVSLREGLPVTTKGDRDFHGFGMLSIKTIAERYGGTVTVSTEDGVFSLDVMMANDGSEESPSDGS encoded by the coding sequence ATGCTGACCGGGCTTGCCCAGTATAAGCTGCTGTTCATGGCCCAGCTCCTCTTCGGTGAGGGGATGTTCCTCTTCCGGCTGGAGCGGCAGCGGCGGTTTGGCCTTCGGCTGGCGGTAACTTTACCTGCCATGTTCCTTCTGACGGGGTGTTTCCCCATTGTGCACTATAACGCGTGGTACATTTCCTTTCTCTTTCTTGCGCTGTTCGGGTGCAGCCTGCTGGCCATGCGCCTTTGTTACGACGAGCCGTGGGAGAACCTGCTCTTCTGCGGCATCGCGGGGTACACAGTGCAGCATTTGGCCTATCTGCTCTATACCCTCATAAGCGAAGCAACCCAAATCGGCCTACTCTTCGGCGCCGTATTCGACCCCTACAGCAACACCACTTTCGACCTGACCAAGATCCCTGCCATCCAGGTAGTCTTTTACATCGACTGCTATTTTCTGGTCTACGCCTTCGCTTTCACCCTGTTCGACCGGCTCCTGGAGGGCAACCATGACCTGCGCCTTGGGCGCACCGACCTGGTGGCTCTGTCCGGCCTGCTCATCGTGGCGGACGTAATCTTCAACATGATTACCAATTATTACACCACCGGTTCTCGCATCTCCCTGCTGCTGGAGCGCAGCTACAATATTTTAATTTGTGTGCTGATTCTGGCCCTCCTCTACAACCAGCTCTCCCGGCGAGAGTTGAAGGCAGAGCTGGACGGGGTGCAGCACCTTGTAGAGCAGGGAAAAAAGCAGTACGAGCTGGCAAAGAAGAGCGTGGACCTGGTGAATATGAAGTACCATGACCTGCGCCACCAGAGCGAGCTGCTGCACCGCCGGGGTACCCTGGCCCTGGAAGAGAAGGCGGAGCTGGACCGGGTGCTGGAGGAATACGTGGCCCAGGTGAAGACGGGCAACGAGGTGCTGGATACCATCCTTACCGAGAAAACCATGCTCTGCCAGGGCCGGGGCATCCGACTCATCTGTATCGCGGATGGGCGGGGGCTTGGCTTTATCAAGGCCCACCACCTTTACGCCCTGCTTGGAAACGCCATCGACAACGCCATCGATGCGGTGCAGGCCCTCCCCCAGGACCAGCAGGACATCAGCCTCTCCATCAAGAGTATCGGAAGCCTGGTGAGCATCCATGTAGAGAACCGCTACTCCGGCGCGGTTTCCCTGCGCGAGGGCTTGCCCGTCACCACCAAGGGGGATCGGGACTTTCATGGCTTTGGCATGCTGAGCATCAAGACCATCGCCGAGCGGTACGGCGGCACGGTAACGGTGAGCACCGAAGACGGGGTGTTCTCTTTGGACGTGATGATGGCAAACGACGGCAGCGAGGAGTCCCCTTCTGATGGCAGTTGA